One Echeneis naucrates chromosome 1, fEcheNa1.1, whole genome shotgun sequence DNA segment encodes these proteins:
- the kif16ba gene encoding kinesin-like protein KIF16B isoform X6: MASVRVAVRVRPMNRREKDLTAKCIIKVEGTKTSITNLKIPDGVAGDSMRDRTKTFTYDFSYDSTDCKRATFVSQEKVFRDLGTDVLKAAFEGYNACVFAYGQTGSGKSYTMMGNPGDAGLIPRICEGLFSRISEATRWDEASFRTEVSYLEIYNERVRDLLRRKSTQTYNLRVREHPKDGPYVEDLSKHLVQNYSDVEELMEAGNINRTTASTGMNDVSSRSHAIFTINFTQAKFDAEMPSETVSKIHLVDLAGSERADATGATGVRLKEGGNINKSLVTLGNVISALADMTQDGVNTNLKKKSVFVPYRDSVLTWLLKDSLGGNAKTIMIATISPADVNYGETLSTLRYANRAKNIINKPTINEDANVRLIRELRAEIARLKALLVQGNQIALLDSPTALSMEEKLHQNEARVLELTKEWTNKWNETQNILKEETLALRKEGIGVVLDSELPHLIGIDDDLLSTGIILYHLKEGRTYVGREDASTEQDIILHGLDLESEHCLFESQNGTVTLVPLGGAQCSVNGVQVMEPSQLNQGAVILLGRTNMFRFNHPKEAAKLREKRKSGLLSSFSLSMTDLSKSCENLSTVMLYNPGLFTEKGPVFLRLEFERQQREELEKLELKRRLIKEMEAKQLSEKAELERLQQEVESQRKESEEVQQRIRCQEESLRRRSQDIESRLRDFLAEKERFEEERRSEIQGVDLQQRQRLQPAGEAEEDEELRLQQEAAEQTEIYRELERLKREREEQKVRLEAERRRLEEQEREQLSLVGRLEEQLREKHESAATLLTREDARRLEEERQALAEIRGALLRAKEAGERPDVEDAGEEARSVQARYTDFKAAQVKELGQLEEELRQQRERLEKEVAAERNTMLLLAHGLKERQQQLKETQDKGALDATAVSQEEQLVRQAEHRLQFKERQLVSLADDLLPTLAEEKQRAVEILERSSGGSNGNCDSPPGLDNTLFQVEKELEDMEEKLNLHWNSAQQLQQLQETYEFTANVARQEEKVRRKEKEILESKEKQQREAMEEAVARLERRHSALRRSISLEPDTEEQRQRNLRGSDLDQQRVEQEIQKLRQRISEGEDNNRTHSISHEEKSSSSPVSHIQSLNTLLPLSDDRINAYIEEEVQRRLRKMNLLNGGSSSMDLSLSCESLREEEEEEVSDCSSVRLTDEDDEKLKNMNPLRHKYKHLVSRTFGMSAGGTQEPVRVSIPRYVLRGQGKDEHFEFEVKISVMEETWTVFRRYSRFREMHKSLKFKYPELASLEFPPKKLFGNRDERMVAERRTHLERYLRSLFQVMLSSSSSPLGADATLHLSKHAICEFLPFFKKGVFEYGSHGTG; this comes from the exons ATGGCATCGGTCCGGGTGGCTGTCCGGGTCCGGCCCATGAACAGGCG AGAGAAGGACTTGACTGCCAAATGCATCATCAAAGTGGAAGGAACCAAAACCTCCATCACCAACCTGAAG ATCCCTGATGGTGTGGCAGGAGACTCGATGAGAGATCGAACCAAAACATTTACATACGACTTCTCCTACGACTCCACAGACTGTAAAAGAGCTACTTTCGTCTCTCAGGAAAAA GTGTTCAGAGACCTGGGCACTGACGTGCTGAAAGCTGCGTTTGAGGGCTACAATGCTTGTGTCTTTGCCTACGGACAGACCGGCTCAGGGAAATCCTACACCATGATGGGAAATCCA gGAGATGCCGGTCTGATCCCGAGGATCTGTGAGGGTCTGTTCAGCCGGATCTCTGAGGCCACGCGATGGGACGAAGCTTCATTTCGTACAGAAGTCAG TTACCTGGAGATCTACAATGAGAGAGTCAGAGACCTGCTGAGGAGGAAGTCCACTCAGACCTACAACCTACGAGTCAGGGAGCACCCGAAGGACGGCCCGTACGTCGAAG ATCTGTCCAAACACCTGGTGCAGAACTACAGCGACGTGGAGGAACTGATGGAGGCGGGAAACATCAACCGCACCACAGCCAGCACCGGCATGAATGACGTCAGCAGCCGCTCCCACGCCATCTTCACCATCAACTTCACTCAG GCCAAATTTGATGCAGAGATGCCCAGTGAGACTGTCAGTAAGATCCACCTGGTCGACCTGGCAGGGAGTGAGCGAGCCGACGCAACTGGAGCCACTGGGGTCCGACTGAAAGAGGGAGGGAACATCAACAAGTCACTGGTCACCCTGGGCAATGTCATCTCTGCTTTAG CTGACATGACTCAGGATGGCGTGAACAccaacctgaagaagaagtcAGTGTTTGTCCCTTACAGAGACTCTGTGCTGACGTGGCTGCTGAAGGACAGTTTGGGAGGCAATGCCAAGACCATCATGATTGCCA CCATTTCTCCAGCTGATGTGAACTACGGCGAGACGCTCAGCACTCTACGCTACGCCAACCGAGCCAAGAACATCATCAACAAGCCGACCATCAACGAGGACGCCAACGTCCGTCTGATTAGAGAACTGAGGGCTGAGATTGCCCGACTGAAAGCTCTGCTGGTTCAGGGTAACCAG attGCTCTCCTGGATTCACCCACCGCTCTGAGTATGGAGGAGAAACTGCACCAGAACGAAGCCAGA GTGTTGGAGCTGACTAAAGAATGGACGAACAAGTGGAACGAGACACAAAACATCTTGAAG GAGGAGACTCTGGCTCTGAGGAAAGAAGGGATTGGCGTGGTGCTGGACTCGGAGCTGCCTCACCTCATCGGCATAGACGACGACCTCCTCAGCACCGGCATCATCCTGTATCAtctgaag GAGGGACGGACCTATGTGGGCAGAGAGGATGCGTCCACAGAGCAGGACATCA TCCTCCACGGGCTCGACCTGGAGAGCGAGCACTGTTTGTTTGAGAGCCAGAACGGCACGGTGACCCTGGTGCCTCTGGGCGGAGctcagtgttcagtgaatggcGTCCAGGTGATGGAGCCGTCGCAGCTCAACCAAG GCGCCGTGATTCTGCTCGGCAGGACCAACATGTTCCGCTTCAACCATCCGAAGGAGGCGGCCAAGCTGAGGGAGAAACgaaag AGTGGACTGCTCTcttccttcagtctgtccatgACGGATCTGTCTAAGTCCTGTGAGAACCTGTCCACGGTGATGCTCTACAATCCTGG TCTCTTCACAGAGAAGGGCCCCGTCTTCCTCAG GTTGGAGTTTGAGAGGCAACAGCGAGAAGAGCTGGAGAAACTGGAGCTGAAAAG GAGGCTGATCAAGGAGATGGAGGCGAAGCAGCTGAGCGAGAAGGCGGAGTTGGAGCGCCTCCAGCAGGAAGTGGAGAGTCAGCGCAAAGAGTCTGAGGAGGTGCAGCAGCGAATTCGCTGTCAGGAGGAGAGCCTTCGTCGTCGCAGCCAGGACATTGAGAGCCGCCTGCGTGACTTCCTGGCCGAGAAGGAGCGATTCGAGGAGGAGAGACGCTCGGAGATCCAGGGGGTGGACCTCCAGCAGCGGCAGAGGCTGCAGCCCGCAGGCgaagcagaggaggatgaggagctaCGGCTGCAGCAGGAGGCGGCTGAACAGACCGAGATCTACCGGGAGCTGGAAAGGCTGAAGAGGGAGCGCGAGGAGCAGAAGGTTCGTCTGGAAGCTGAGCGGCGGCGGTTGGAGGAGCAAGAGCGGGAGCAGCTAAGCCTGGTGGGGAGGTTGGAAGAGCAGCTGAGGGAGAAACACGAGTCTGCTGCCACGCTGCTCACCAGAGAAGATGCTCGGCGTCTAGAAGAGGAACGCCAAGCACTGGCCGAGATCAGAGGAGCACTCCTGCGTGCTAAAGAGGCCGGAGAGCGGCCCGACGTGGAGGATGCTGGAGAGGAGGCGAGATCCGTCCAGGCCCGATACACAGACTTCAAGGCAGCTCAGGTGAAGGAGCTGggtcagctggaggaggagctaCGGCAGCAAAGGGAGCGTCTCGAGAAGGAGGTTGCCGCTGAGCGTAACACAATGCTGCTCCTTGCCCACGGCCTCAaggagagacagcagcagctcaaagaAACGCAGGACAAGGGGGCGCTGGACGCAACAGCAGTGTCccaggaggagcagctggtcAGACAGGCGGAGCACAGACTACAGTTTAAGGAGCGACAGCTGGTCAGCCTGGCCGATGACCTCCTGCCCACGCTGGCCGAGGAGAAGCAAAGGGCCGTGGAGATTTTGGAGCGCAGCAGCGGAGGCAGCAATGGGAACTGTGACAGTCCGCCGGGGCTGGACAACACCCTGTTCCAGgtggagaaggagctggaggacatGGAGGAGAAACTGAACCTCCACTGGAACAGCgcccagcagctgcagcagctccaggagaCGTACGAGTTCACCGCCAACGTTGCCCGGCAGGAGGAGAaagtgaggaggaaggagaaggagatcCTGGAGTCgaaggagaagcagcagagggaggcCATGGAGGAGGCCGTGGCCCGGCTGGAGAGGAGACACTCAGCCCTGAGGCGCAGCATCTCCCTGGAGCCCGACACcgaggagcagagacagaggaaccTGAGGGGCTCCGATCTGGACCAGCAGAG GGTGGAGCAGGAGATCCAGAAGCTGAGGCAGAGGATCAGTGAAGGAGAAGACAACAACAGGACTCACTCCATCAGTCACgaggagaagagcagcagctcacCGGTCAGTCACATCCAGAGTCTGAACACGCTGCTGCCGCTGTCAGACGACAG AATTAATGCATACATTGAAGAGGAAGTCCAGCGGCGGCTACGTAAGATGAACCTCCTGaatggcggcagcagcagcatggacTTATCTCTGTCCTGCGAATCTCTGAGG gaggaggaggaggaggaagttaGCGACTGTAGCTCAGTAAGATTAACAGATGAG gACGATGAAAAGCTGAAGAACATGAATCCACTGAGGCATAAATACAAG CACTTGGTCTCTCGTACTTTTGGGATGAGCGCCGGCGGCACGCAGGAGCCTGTTAGAGTTAGTATTCCTCGTTATGTTCTCCGTGGGCAGGGGAAGGACGAGCACTTTGAGTTCGAGGTGAAG ATCAGTGTGATGGAGGAAACCTGGACTGTGTTCAGACGTTACAGCCGCTTCAGGGAAATGCACAAGAGTCTGAAGTTCAAGTATCCAGAG ctgGCATCGCTCGAGTTCCCACCCAAGAAACTGTTTGGAAACCGAGACGAGCGGATGGTGGCGGAGCGGCGGACTCACCTGGAG cgTTACCTGAGGAGCCTGTTCCAGGTGATGCTGtcatcctccagctctcctCTGGGCGCCGACGCCACCCTCCACCTGTCCAAACACGCCATCTGTGAGTTCTTGCCGTTCTTCAAGAAGGGCGTCTTTGAGTACGGCAGCCACGGCACCGGCTGA
- the kif16ba gene encoding kinesin-like protein KIF16B isoform X3, producing MASVRVAVRVRPMNRREKDLTAKCIIKVEGTKTSITNLKIPDGVAGDSMRDRTKTFTYDFSYDSTDCKRATFVSQEKVFRDLGTDVLKAAFEGYNACVFAYGQTGSGKSYTMMGNPGDAGLIPRICEGLFSRISEATRWDEASFRTEVSYLEIYNERVRDLLRRKSTQTYNLRVREHPKDGPYVEDLSKHLVQNYSDVEELMEAGNINRTTASTGMNDVSSRSHAIFTINFTQAKFDAEMPSETVSKIHLVDLAGSERADATGATGVRLKEGGNINKSLVTLGNVISALADMTQDGVNTNLKKKSVFVPYRDSVLTWLLKDSLGGNAKTIMIATISPADVNYGETLSTLRYANRAKNIINKPTINEDANVRLIRELRAEIARLKALLVQGNQIALLDSPTALSMEEKLHQNEARVLELTKEWTNKWNETQNILKEETLALRKEGIGVVLDSELPHLIGIDDDLLSTGIILYHLKEGRTYVGREDASTEQDIILHGLDLESEHCLFESQNGTVTLVPLGGAQCSVNGVQVMEPSQLNQGAVILLGRTNMFRFNHPKEAAKLREKRKSGLLSSFSLSMTDLSKSCENLSTVMLYNPGLEFERQQREELEKLELKRRLIKEMEAKQLSEKAELERLQQEVESQRKESEEVQQRIRCQEESLRRRSQDIESRLRDFLAEKERFEEERRSEIQGVDLQQRQRLQPAGEAEEDEELRLQQEAAEQTEIYRELERLKREREEQKVRLEAERRRLEEQEREQLSLVGRLEEQLREKHESAATLLTREDARRLEEERQALAEIRGALLRAKEAGERPDVEDAGEEARSVQARYTDFKAAQVKELGQLEEELRQQRERLEKEVAAERNTMLLLAHGLKERQQQLKETQDKGALDATAVSQEEQLVRQAEHRLQFKERQLVSLADDLLPTLAEEKQRAVEILERSSGGSNGNCDSPPGLDNTLFQVEKELEDMEEKLNLHWNSAQQLQQLQETYEFTANVARQEEKVRRKEKEILESKEKQQREAMEEAVARLERRHSALRRSISLEPDTEEQRQRNLRGSDLDQQRVEQEIQKLRQRISEGEDNNRTHSISHEEKSSSSPVSHIQSLNTLLPLSDDRINAYIEEEVQRRLRKMNLLNGGSSSMDLSLSCESLREEEEEEVSDCSSVRLTDEDDEKLKNMNPLRHKYKSWTPPLCTQSVWGLQCSSFKESSPKIQQNASEEHGQVDFEPLGEQKPESIAEVSTEKQSHKEGCKSTEMPEQAVCDLDCCETGKPKLFSMTSANTKNSRFEYDNVAASCCVPDDKKVEDREKKFLVKGRSYSCSKGNVEHQTHDLRDAELSNNQSSKSKDSDNVESEEKVTKHVNGQIEAGKVAANSSYILGYLVEKLSDAYKDAGRRFQSTRDIIRNVGPGEVKVVLSQYITMMSEEPIRRPQINTQPQTCMQAANKVSLVHLSRDRPISLHPNTGQSVIAGVSGWPKGAVLSIRDTTPEVFYQTLVRLPPALSHLQTFPSTKILERLESLSLQIKVRNPQSIFWLQTANRGRPAPKPCCLLLSEKDMTVVSAEADSGDSLAVFHHINLLDIKTVQIGLGGQHVRLISCSTDDVLAVFTHSKELTQDFCRALLKALAPQTFSESHPLLSNDLMVLSLDWTSVVPDIVLDSGLHITCRFKRVLADLLYIVHGNMDGPGKPSLADVCPLLYTSVKVKNSRPGHRDTIFQVLLTDTHIALLCEDGVFHPAPRGSSLVPVQPQFQGLELCKRSDIRCLVVRQNDSCLMVDVMFTSQKPKTTRKAELGSDDQDHCHTWKLTFSCTLEAVIFINHLCS from the exons ATGGCATCGGTCCGGGTGGCTGTCCGGGTCCGGCCCATGAACAGGCG AGAGAAGGACTTGACTGCCAAATGCATCATCAAAGTGGAAGGAACCAAAACCTCCATCACCAACCTGAAG ATCCCTGATGGTGTGGCAGGAGACTCGATGAGAGATCGAACCAAAACATTTACATACGACTTCTCCTACGACTCCACAGACTGTAAAAGAGCTACTTTCGTCTCTCAGGAAAAA GTGTTCAGAGACCTGGGCACTGACGTGCTGAAAGCTGCGTTTGAGGGCTACAATGCTTGTGTCTTTGCCTACGGACAGACCGGCTCAGGGAAATCCTACACCATGATGGGAAATCCA gGAGATGCCGGTCTGATCCCGAGGATCTGTGAGGGTCTGTTCAGCCGGATCTCTGAGGCCACGCGATGGGACGAAGCTTCATTTCGTACAGAAGTCAG TTACCTGGAGATCTACAATGAGAGAGTCAGAGACCTGCTGAGGAGGAAGTCCACTCAGACCTACAACCTACGAGTCAGGGAGCACCCGAAGGACGGCCCGTACGTCGAAG ATCTGTCCAAACACCTGGTGCAGAACTACAGCGACGTGGAGGAACTGATGGAGGCGGGAAACATCAACCGCACCACAGCCAGCACCGGCATGAATGACGTCAGCAGCCGCTCCCACGCCATCTTCACCATCAACTTCACTCAG GCCAAATTTGATGCAGAGATGCCCAGTGAGACTGTCAGTAAGATCCACCTGGTCGACCTGGCAGGGAGTGAGCGAGCCGACGCAACTGGAGCCACTGGGGTCCGACTGAAAGAGGGAGGGAACATCAACAAGTCACTGGTCACCCTGGGCAATGTCATCTCTGCTTTAG CTGACATGACTCAGGATGGCGTGAACAccaacctgaagaagaagtcAGTGTTTGTCCCTTACAGAGACTCTGTGCTGACGTGGCTGCTGAAGGACAGTTTGGGAGGCAATGCCAAGACCATCATGATTGCCA CCATTTCTCCAGCTGATGTGAACTACGGCGAGACGCTCAGCACTCTACGCTACGCCAACCGAGCCAAGAACATCATCAACAAGCCGACCATCAACGAGGACGCCAACGTCCGTCTGATTAGAGAACTGAGGGCTGAGATTGCCCGACTGAAAGCTCTGCTGGTTCAGGGTAACCAG attGCTCTCCTGGATTCACCCACCGCTCTGAGTATGGAGGAGAAACTGCACCAGAACGAAGCCAGA GTGTTGGAGCTGACTAAAGAATGGACGAACAAGTGGAACGAGACACAAAACATCTTGAAG GAGGAGACTCTGGCTCTGAGGAAAGAAGGGATTGGCGTGGTGCTGGACTCGGAGCTGCCTCACCTCATCGGCATAGACGACGACCTCCTCAGCACCGGCATCATCCTGTATCAtctgaag GAGGGACGGACCTATGTGGGCAGAGAGGATGCGTCCACAGAGCAGGACATCA TCCTCCACGGGCTCGACCTGGAGAGCGAGCACTGTTTGTTTGAGAGCCAGAACGGCACGGTGACCCTGGTGCCTCTGGGCGGAGctcagtgttcagtgaatggcGTCCAGGTGATGGAGCCGTCGCAGCTCAACCAAG GCGCCGTGATTCTGCTCGGCAGGACCAACATGTTCCGCTTCAACCATCCGAAGGAGGCGGCCAAGCTGAGGGAGAAACgaaag AGTGGACTGCTCTcttccttcagtctgtccatgACGGATCTGTCTAAGTCCTGTGAGAACCTGTCCACGGTGATGCTCTACAATCCTGG GTTGGAGTTTGAGAGGCAACAGCGAGAAGAGCTGGAGAAACTGGAGCTGAAAAG GAGGCTGATCAAGGAGATGGAGGCGAAGCAGCTGAGCGAGAAGGCGGAGTTGGAGCGCCTCCAGCAGGAAGTGGAGAGTCAGCGCAAAGAGTCTGAGGAGGTGCAGCAGCGAATTCGCTGTCAGGAGGAGAGCCTTCGTCGTCGCAGCCAGGACATTGAGAGCCGCCTGCGTGACTTCCTGGCCGAGAAGGAGCGATTCGAGGAGGAGAGACGCTCGGAGATCCAGGGGGTGGACCTCCAGCAGCGGCAGAGGCTGCAGCCCGCAGGCgaagcagaggaggatgaggagctaCGGCTGCAGCAGGAGGCGGCTGAACAGACCGAGATCTACCGGGAGCTGGAAAGGCTGAAGAGGGAGCGCGAGGAGCAGAAGGTTCGTCTGGAAGCTGAGCGGCGGCGGTTGGAGGAGCAAGAGCGGGAGCAGCTAAGCCTGGTGGGGAGGTTGGAAGAGCAGCTGAGGGAGAAACACGAGTCTGCTGCCACGCTGCTCACCAGAGAAGATGCTCGGCGTCTAGAAGAGGAACGCCAAGCACTGGCCGAGATCAGAGGAGCACTCCTGCGTGCTAAAGAGGCCGGAGAGCGGCCCGACGTGGAGGATGCTGGAGAGGAGGCGAGATCCGTCCAGGCCCGATACACAGACTTCAAGGCAGCTCAGGTGAAGGAGCTGggtcagctggaggaggagctaCGGCAGCAAAGGGAGCGTCTCGAGAAGGAGGTTGCCGCTGAGCGTAACACAATGCTGCTCCTTGCCCACGGCCTCAaggagagacagcagcagctcaaagaAACGCAGGACAAGGGGGCGCTGGACGCAACAGCAGTGTCccaggaggagcagctggtcAGACAGGCGGAGCACAGACTACAGTTTAAGGAGCGACAGCTGGTCAGCCTGGCCGATGACCTCCTGCCCACGCTGGCCGAGGAGAAGCAAAGGGCCGTGGAGATTTTGGAGCGCAGCAGCGGAGGCAGCAATGGGAACTGTGACAGTCCGCCGGGGCTGGACAACACCCTGTTCCAGgtggagaaggagctggaggacatGGAGGAGAAACTGAACCTCCACTGGAACAGCgcccagcagctgcagcagctccaggagaCGTACGAGTTCACCGCCAACGTTGCCCGGCAGGAGGAGAaagtgaggaggaaggagaaggagatcCTGGAGTCgaaggagaagcagcagagggaggcCATGGAGGAGGCCGTGGCCCGGCTGGAGAGGAGACACTCAGCCCTGAGGCGCAGCATCTCCCTGGAGCCCGACACcgaggagcagagacagaggaaccTGAGGGGCTCCGATCTGGACCAGCAGAG GGTGGAGCAGGAGATCCAGAAGCTGAGGCAGAGGATCAGTGAAGGAGAAGACAACAACAGGACTCACTCCATCAGTCACgaggagaagagcagcagctcacCGGTCAGTCACATCCAGAGTCTGAACACGCTGCTGCCGCTGTCAGACGACAG AATTAATGCATACATTGAAGAGGAAGTCCAGCGGCGGCTACGTAAGATGAACCTCCTGaatggcggcagcagcagcatggacTTATCTCTGTCCTGCGAATCTCTGAGG gaggaggaggaggaggaagttaGCGACTGTAGCTCAGTAAGATTAACAGATGAG gACGATGAAAAGCTGAAGAACATGAATCCACTGAGGCATAAATACAAG TCATGGACTCCCCCCTTGTGCACACAGAGCGTCTGGGGGTTGCAGTGTAGCTCCTTTAAGGAAAGCTCTCCTAAGATCCAGCAGAATGCATCAGAAGAACATGGACAGGTCGACTTTGAGCCTCTCGGAGAACAAAAGCCAGAGTCCATAGCTGAAGTCTCAACTGAAAAACAATCTCATAAAGAAGGCTGCAAAAGCACCGAGATGCCAGAACAGGCAGTTTGTGATCTTGATTGTTGTGAAACTGGAAAACCAAAGTTGTTTAGCATGACTTCAGCAAACACCAAGAACAGCAGATTTGAGTATGACAATGTCGCTGCGTCCTGTTGTGTTCCTGATGATAAAAAGGttgaagacagagaaaagaagttTCTTGTGAAGGGACGCTCTTATTCCTGCTCAAAAGGAAATGTTGAACATCAGACACATGACCTCAGGGATGCAGAACTTTCCAACAATCAGTCGTCGAAGTCAAAGGACTCTGACAATGTTGAGTCTGAGGAGAAGGTGACCAAACATGTTAATGGTCAAATAGAAGCTGGGAAAGTGGCAGCAAACAGCAGTTACATTTTGGGATATTTAGTGGAAAAACTGTCTGATGCCTACAAAGATGCCGGGAGAAGATTCCAGAGCACTCGTGACATCATTCGAAATGTTGGACCAGGGGAAGTGAAGGTGGTTCTCTCTCAGTACATCACCATGATGTCTGAAGAGCCGATTCGCCGACCGCAGATCAACACGCAGCCACAAACGTGTATGCAGGCAGCAAACAAGGTCAGTCTGGTTCACCTGTCCAGGGATCGTCCCATCAGTCTTCATCCAAACACAGGACAGTCTGTGATCGCCGGCGTCTCGGGATGGCCCAAGGGGGCGGTGTTGTCCATCAGAGACACCACCCCTGAGGTGTTTTACCAGACGCTGGTCCGGCTGCCACCAGCGCTGTCTCATCTTCAGACGTTTCCTTCCACAAAGATATTGGAGAGGTTGGAATCTCTATCTCTGCAAATTAAGGTCCGAAATCCTCAGAGTATCTTCTGGCTTCAAACAGCCAATCGTGGACGACCCGCCCCAAAACCTTGCTGCCTGCTTTTGTCGGAAAAGGACATGACGGTCGTCTCAGCGGAAGCAGATTCTGGAGACAGCTTGGCTGTCTTTCACCACATTAATCTTCTGGACATCAAGACGGTCCAGATTGGTTTGGGAGGGCAGCACGTTCGTCTGATCAGCTGCTCCACAGACGACGTTTTGGCCGTCTTCACCCACAGCAAAGAGCTCACCCAGGACTTCTGTCGAGCTTTATTAAAAGCTCTCGCTCCTCAAACATTCTCTGAAAGTCACCCATTACTGTCCAATGACCTCATGGTCCTCTCTCTGGACTGGACATCGGTTGTTCCTGACATCGTCCTGGACAGCGGCCTTCACATCACCTGCCGGTTCAAGCGGGTCCTGGCAGACCTGCTCTACATCGTCCACGGGAACATGGATGGCCCCGGAAAACCGTCCCTGGCTGACGTTTGTCCTCTGCTCTACACCAGCGTCAAGGTGAAGAACTCCAGGCCAGGCCATCGGGACACCATTTTTCAGGTCCTTCTCACGGACACTCATATCGCTCTTCTCTGTGAGGACGGTGTCTTTCACCCAGCGCCGCGGGGCTCCAGTCTGGTCCCCGTCCAGCCGCAGTTTCAGGGACTTGAACTTTGTAAGCGATCAGACATCAGATGTCTCGTCGTCAGGCAGAATGACAGCTGCTTGATGGTAGATGTCATGTTTACAAGtcagaaaccaaaaacaacaaggaaGGCGGAGCTCGGCTCTGATGACCAGGATCACTGCCACACCTGGAAGTTAACTTTCAGCTGCACGTTGGAGGCCGTGATCTTCATTAATCATCTGTGTTCCTGA